In Syntrophobacterales bacterium, a genomic segment contains:
- a CDS encoding methylmalonyl-CoA mutase family protein: MPNLTPEELERWQKTTLQKAVSKSPERRPSFATTSHIELKNIFTPLDTGDADYLPDIGFPGEFPFTRGVQPTMYRGRFWTMRQYAGFATAEETNQRYKYLLAQGQTGLSVAFDLPTQIGYDSDHPLADGEVGKVGVAIDTLKDMEILFDGIPMDKVSTSMTINSTAAILLAMYIAVAEKQGVKSELLQGTIQNDVLKEYSARGTYIFPPQESMRVVTDIFAFCKSNIPKWNSISVSGYHMREAGCTAVQEVAFTLADGIAYLEAAMKVGLDVDSIASRIAFFFCCHNNFLEEVAKFRAARRLWAKIMKERFHAQKDSSCMLRFHTQTAGCTLTAQQFENNVVRVALQAMAAVLGGTQSLHTNSRDEAYALPTEGSVKIALRTQQIIAHESGVADMTDPLGGSYAVEALTNEIERKSLEYIRKIDEMGGAIKAIAAGYIQKEIADAAYQYQKDIEAKNQIIVGINQYQTEEVPLRDVLRIKPEVEEYQKQKLARVKAERDNAKVAETLAALKKAAQGEDNVIPLILNAVKAYATLGEISDTLREVFGEYTQQ; the protein is encoded by the coding sequence ATGCCGAATCTTACCCCCGAGGAACTGGAACGCTGGCAGAAAACGACCCTGCAAAAGGCCGTCTCCAAATCGCCCGAACGGCGCCCGTCGTTTGCCACCACATCCCATATCGAACTGAAAAATATCTTCACCCCGCTGGATACCGGCGACGCTGATTACCTGCCGGATATTGGCTTTCCGGGGGAGTTTCCTTTTACCCGCGGGGTGCAGCCGACTATGTACCGAGGGCGTTTCTGGACGATGAGGCAGTACGCAGGTTTTGCCACCGCCGAAGAGACCAACCAGCGTTACAAATACCTGCTCGCCCAGGGACAGACGGGGCTGAGCGTCGCCTTCGATTTGCCGACGCAGATCGGTTACGATTCCGATCATCCCCTTGCCGATGGCGAGGTCGGCAAGGTCGGGGTGGCGATCGACACGCTGAAGGACATGGAAATACTCTTCGACGGCATCCCGATGGACAAGGTTTCCACCTCGATGACCATCAACTCCACAGCCGCGATCCTGCTTGCCATGTATATCGCGGTTGCCGAAAAACAGGGAGTGAAAAGCGAACTGCTCCAGGGGACCATTCAAAACGACGTTCTGAAGGAATATTCGGCGCGGGGCACCTACATCTTTCCTCCCCAGGAATCGATGCGGGTCGTGACCGACATCTTTGCCTTCTGCAAGAGCAATATCCCCAAATGGAACTCGATCAGCGTCAGCGGCTACCACATGCGGGAGGCGGGATGCACCGCCGTTCAGGAGGTGGCCTTCACGCTCGCCGACGGCATCGCCTATCTGGAGGCGGCCATGAAGGTGGGGCTCGATGTCGATTCGATCGCCTCCCGGATCGCCTTTTTCTTCTGCTGTCACAACAATTTCCTCGAAGAGGTGGCGAAGTTCCGGGCCGCCCGCCGCCTCTGGGCAAAGATCATGAAGGAGCGCTTCCACGCGCAAAAGGACTCCTCCTGCATGCTGCGGTTTCACACCCAGACGGCAGGCTGCACGCTCACCGCGCAACAGTTTGAAAACAACGTCGTCCGCGTCGCCCTGCAGGCGATGGCCGCGGTTCTCGGCGGCACCCAGTCGCTGCATACCAATTCCCGCGACGAGGCGTACGCGCTGCCGACCGAGGGCTCCGTCAAAATCGCCTTGAGAACCCAGCAGATCATCGCCCATGAAAGCGGCGTTGCCGACATGACCGACCCCTTGGGCGGCTCGTACGCCGTTGAGGCTCTCACCAATGAAATCGAACGAAAATCATTGGAATATATAAGGAAAATCGACGAGATGGGCGGGGCGATCAAGGCGATCGCCGCCGGCTACATTCAGAAGGAAATCGCGGATGCCGCCTATCAGTACCAGAAGGATATTGAAGCCAAAAACCAGATCATCGTCGGCATCAACCAGTATCAGACCGAAGAGGTTCCCCTGCGGGACGTCCTGCGCATCAAACCGGAAGTGGAGGAATACCAGAAGCAGAAACTGGCCCGGGTAAAGGCGGAGCGCGACAACGCAAAAGTTGCAGAAACCCTGGCCGCCCTGAAAAAAGCCGCGCAGGGCGAGGATAATGTAATCCCGCTGATTCTGAATGCCGTCAAGGCCTATGCCACCCTCGGCGAAATCTCGGACACGCTCCGGGAGGTCTTCGGGGAATATACTCAGCAGTAA